The following is a genomic window from Sulfitobacter pontiacus.
GGGCAGTATTTTAACGCTGATAGATCAGGATATTTCATGACCAAGCCGTTGCCCAAAGTCACGCCGAACACATGGGAATTTCTGCGCGACCCCATGATCGCCCCCACCGGTTTTCGCGAATATGACGCGCGCTGGCAGTACCCCGAGGCGATCAACCTGCCCGGCATCACAGCACTTGGCCTTGGTCTGGGCACGCAGATGCAACAGCGCGGGATCGAGCCCGTTATCGCTGTGGGCAATGATTACCGCGACTATTCCCTATCGATTAAAAATGCGCTGATTTTGGGCCTGATGCAGGCGGGTATTCACGTCAAGGATATCGGCCCCTGCCTGTCGCCCATGGCCTATTTCGCGCAATTCCATCTGGATGCGCCCGCGGTGGCGATGGTCACCGCCTCGCATAACCCCAATGGCTGGACCGGCGTGAAGATGGGCTTTGAACGCCCGCTGACACACGGCCCCGACGAGATGGCCGAACTGCGCGATATCGTTCTGGAAGGGCGTGGCGAACAGCGCGAAGGCGGCAAGTATGAATTCGTCGACGGTGTGCGCGAAGCCTATCTGGATGATCTGGTGGGTGACTTCAAAATGACCCGTAAGCTCAAGGTCGTCTGCGCCACGGGGAACGGGACGGCCGCCGCCTTTGCGCCCGAACTGTTCCGCCGTCTGGGGGTCGAGGTGGTCGATAGCCACAACACGCTGGATTACACGTTCCCGCATTACAACCCGAACCCCGAAGCGATGGAAATGCTGCATGATATGTCCGACAGCGTAAAAGCCTCGGGCGCGGATTTCGCGCTTGGGTTTGACGGCGACGGCGACCGCTGCGGCGTGGTGGATGACGAGGGCGAAGAGATTTTCGCCGACAAGATGGGCGTCATCATGGCGCGCGATCTGTCCGCGATTTACCCCAACAGCACCTTTGTCGCCGATGTGAAATCGAGCGGGCTTTATGCCTCTGACCCTGTTTTGCAGGCCAATGGCGTTACGGCGGACTATTGGAAAACCGGCCACAGCCACATGAAACGGCGGGTCAAACAGTTGGGCGCGCTGGCGGGGTTCGAGAAGTCGGGCCACTACTTCCTGGCTGAACCCATCGGGCGTGGCTATGACTGCGGCATGCGCGTTGCGGTCGAAGTCTGCAAACTGATGGACCGTAACCCCGACATGAAGATGTCGGACCTGCGCCGCGCCCTGCCCCACACATATTCCACCCCCACCATGTCGCCCTATGCGTCGGACGAGGACAAATACGATATCCTCGACCGGATCGTCGCCAAGTTGAAAGACGTGACCGAGTTGGGCGGCCGCCCCGTGAAAGAGGTCGTGGCCGTGAATGGCGCGCGGGTGATCCTGGACAACGGCAGCTGGGGGCTGGTGCGCGCCTCTTCGAACACGCCGAACCTTGTGGTGGTCTGCGAAAGCTCTGAATCCGAGGAAGAATTGCGCGCGATCTTTGCCGATCTGGACGCGGTGATCCGGACAGAGCCGGAGGTTGGCGACTACGATCAAACCTTCTGATTGCATCAAGACTCGCCAGAATCCTCTAAGTTGAGTAAATGTTGATGTGTCTGCCCCCTCGGGCAGGCACATTTTTCGTTTAGGGGCCCTGATGGTAAAACGCGCGCTGATCACCGGTATCACCGGTCAAGACGGGTCCTATCTGGCGGAGTTTTTGCTGGACAAAGGATACGAGGTGCACGGGATCAAGCGGCGGTCGTCATCTCTTAATACGCAGCGGATTGATCATATTTATCAAGACCCTCACGAGGATGATCCCGATCTGATCCTGCATTATGGCGATCTCACCGACAGTTCGAACCTGACGCGGATCATGCGCGAGGTGCAGCCGGACGAGGTCTATAACCTTGGCGCGCAAAGCCATGTCGCGGTCAGTTTCGAGACGCCCGAATATACGACAGAGGTGAACGCCAACGGGGCTCTGCGGTTGCTAGAGGCGATCCGGTTTCTGGGGTTGGAAAAAAAGACCCGCTTTTACCAAGCATCAACTTCTGAGCTGTATGGCTTGGTGCAAGAGACACCACAGACGGAGGAAACACCCTTTCACCCGCGCAGCCCCTATGCGGTTGCCAAGATGTACGCCTATTGGATCACGGTTAATTATCGCGAGGCCTATGGGATCTATGCCTGCAACGGCATCCTTTTTAACCACGAAAGCGCCCGCCGTGGCGAAACCTTTGTCACGCGCAAGATCACGCGCGGCTTGGCCAATATCGCGCAGGGGTTGGAGGGGTGTCTTTATATGGGCAACCTCGACGCGCTGCGCGATTGGGGACACGCCAAGGATTATGTGCGCATGCAGTGGATGATGCTGCAGCAGGACGTGGCAGAGGATTTCGTGATCGCCACCGGCGTGCAGTATTCCGTGCGCCAGTTCATCACATGGTCGGCGGCAGAGCTTGGGATCAGCCTGCGGTTTGAAGGCACGGGCGTGGATGAATATGCTGTTGTCGATAGCGTTATTGGGGAGGATGCCCCCGCGGTCAGCCCCGGCGATGTGGTGATGCGTATTGATCCGCAGTATTTCCGCCCCGCCGAGGTGGAGACGTTGCTGGGATCGCCCGCCAAGGCGAAGAAGAAACTCGGGTGGGAGCCGCAAATCACCGCGCAAGAGATGTGTGCAGAGATGGTGGCGAATGACCTCAAGATCGCACGGCGGCATGCGTTGTTGAAAGAGCACGGGCTGGATCTGCCGATCCCGCTCGAGAACGGGTAGGCCCATGCGGAAATTCTATATCGCAGGGCATCGCGGCATGGTCGGCGGGGCGATCTTGCGGCAGTTGCAGGCGCGACAGGATGCTGGGGAGGCGTTGGAACTGGTGACGCGGACCCGTGCAGAACTGGACCTGACCGATCAAGCGGCGGTGCGCGAATTTATGGCGACGGAGCGTCCGGATGTGGTGATCCTCGCCGCGGCCAAGGTTGGCGGGATCATGGCGAACAACACATATCCCGCTGAGTTTATTTACGAAAACCTGATGATCGAATGTAATGTGATCCATCAGGCGTTCGCGGCGGGGGTTCAACAGCTGCTGCAACTGGGCAGCTCTTGCATCTATCCGCGTGACGCGGCGCAGCCGATGGCCGAAAATGCCCTGCTGACCGGCCCGCTTGAGCCCACGAACGAGCCCTACGCCATCGCCAAGATCGCCGGCATTAAACTTTGCGAAAGTTATAACCGGCAATATGGCGTGGATTATCGCAGTGTGATGCCAACGAATCTTTATGGGCCGGGGGATAATTTTCATCCGCAGAACAGCCATGTTTTGCCTGCCCTGATCCGCCGTTTCCATGAGGCCGCCCGAGACGGGGCGGCGGAGGTGGTGATTTGGGGCAGCGGCAAACCGATGCGGGAATTCCTGCATGTGGACGATATGGCGGAAGCGTCGCTGTTTGTGCTCGACCTGCCGCGTGATGTTTACGCTGCGCAGACGCACCCGATGCAAAGCCATATCAACGTGGGCACGGGCCGCGACATCAGCATCGCGGCGCTGGCGCAGATGGTGGCGGAGGTGACGGGGTTCAAAGGGCGGCTGGTGTTCGATACGTCGAAGCTAGACGGGACGATGCGCAAGCTGATGGATGTCTCGCGTTTGGCGGATATGGGGTGGCGCGCGCGGATCGATCTGAAAGACGGGCTGCGGGAGACGTATGATTGGTTTTTGCGACAGGATCACCTGCGCACCTAAATCTAAAGCATTTGATTAATCTCTCGTTAGAATTTTTCAGATTAACTGCTTCTCATGATGCACGCTATTCTCCTTTGCGGCGGGTCGGGCACACGTCTTTGGCCCCTGTCGCGCAAATGCTACCCCAAACAGTTTGCCAAGCTGATGGGGGATGAAAGCCTGTTCCAGATCTCGGCAAAACGTCTGAGCGGCCCCGGATTCGCCCCTCCGATTGTGGTGACCGGCGATCCGTTCCGGTTTATCGTGACCGAACAACTGGCGCAGGTTGAACGGGCGGCGCAGGCGATCCTGATCGAACCCGAGGGGCGCAATACCGCCCCTGCGATCCTTGCCGCGGCGCTGTATATCGCGCGCACTGACGCGCAAGCGCTGATGCTGGTCGCGCCGTCGGACCATGTGATTCCTGACTGCGATGCTTTTGCCCAGACGGTGCAGGCCGCGGTGCCGCGCGCGCAGGCGGGTGATCTGGTTACCTTTGGCGTCACGCCGACACGGGCCGAAACGGGCTATGGCTATCTTGAGTTGGCCGAGGGGGCGGACGCGCGCGCCAAAACCCCGCAACCCCTTGCGCGCTTTGTCGAAAAACCGGATCGCGCACAGGCGCAGGGGATGCTGCAGGCGGGGAATTTTCTGTGGAATGCTGGGATCTTCCTGTTCACCGCGCAGACGATTATTGACGCCTATCAGACCCACGCGCTCGAGATGCTTGGCGCGGTGCGCGCATCGCTTGACGGGGCGACCTCTGATCTGGGGTTGACCCGTCTCGCGCCCGAGGCTTGGGGCCAAGCCGATGATATCTCTATCGATTATGCGATCATGGAGAAGGCGGATAACCTCGCGGTGATGCCATTTGCCGCCGGCTGGTCCGATCTGGGCGGTTGGGATGCGGTCTGGCTGGAAAGCGGGCCTGACGCGGCGGGAAATGTCTGTTCAGACAATGCCACGGCGATTGATTGTGCGGGCACGCTGCTGCGATCGGAAACCGACGGGTTGCAACTGGTCGGCATCGGGCTGGACAACATCATCGCCGTCGCCATGGGCGATGCGGTACTGGTGGCGGATAAATCGCAAGCGCAGCGGGTGAAGGAAGCGGTTGATGCGCTCAAAAGGCGGGATGCCAGCCAAGCGGTGCAGCTGCCGCGCGATTACCGGCCGTGGGGGTGGTACGAAAGCCTTGTGATCGGCGGGCGGTTTCAGGTGAAACGCATCGTGGTGAACCCCGGCGCAGCCCTGAGCCTGCAAAGCCATCACCACCGGTCGGAACATTGGATCGTGGTCGAAGGCACCGCGAAAGTGACCGTGGACGATACCGTCAAATTAATCAGCGAGAACCAGTCCGTCTACATCCCGCTCGGGTCTGTGCACCGGATGGAGAACCCGGGGAAACTGCCCATGGTGCTGATCGAGGTGCAGACCGGCAGCTATTTTGGCGAGGATGATATTATCCGCTACGAAGATATCTATGCGCGGGGGTAAGGCTTCGTCTGCCTTGGCAACGAAAAAAGCGCCCCCCTTTAGGGGCGCTTTCGCTGTTCCAGGCTTTGCGTCGGATCAGCTGCGCGACAGGACGCTGGCAGGGCGCGCTTTGGCCAGACCGCTGGTGATAAAGCCTGCAAGCACTGCTTTGATCAGGTCTCCGGGGATGAACACGGTCACCAGCGCGGCGGATTCCAGCAGCGATTTATCCAGCGCAATCGACAGGCCGATGATCCCGAAGATATAAAGCACGACGATCCCGCCGATGACCGAAGCAACCGCCGCAACGATGATCAGCGAGGGCCCGTACCATTTTTCGACGATCAGGCCGGTGACAAAAGCCGCCACGGGGAAGCCGATCAGGAAGCCGGAGGACGGCAGCATGAAGGCACCCAGCCCACCGTTGCCACCGGCCAGAAGCGGCAGCCCCAAAGCGACCAGCAGCAAGAAGAGCAGCACGGCCAGCGCGCCGCGTTTGGCCCCCAGCACGGTCCCGCAAAGCATGATGCCCAAGCTTTGCGCCGTGATCGGCACGCCAAAGCCAAGCGAGAATTTCGGGATCAACGCAAGTGCTGCAATCAGGGCAGCGAACAGCGCAACGAGGGTCAGGTTACGTTCCATAACAAAGGGTCCTTTGCGTAAATTTGACGGCATGTATCCCCGCGATCACAAAATTAAGCAAGCGTCGTGATCGTGACCAAAGGTCAGCGCGGGTGTTATGCAACCGGTGCGGCACAGGCCAGCAGGGCGGACACGTCCAGATGGGTTTCCATATGGTCGGCCAGCGCGTCGAGCGTATCTTCCACGGTCTGACTGTAGGAGGTCGGCCCTGCCCCCAGCCCCAGTTGCGCCAACCAGGCACTGCGGAAACTATCGTTGGTAAAGAGCCCGTGCAGATAGGTGCCGGTGATCTTGCCATCGCGCGACCCTGCCCCGTCGGGGATGCCGTTGATATGCGCAAAGGGCGTGGCGCAATCGGCCCCCACCGTCTGTCCGATGTGGATTTCATAGCCGTCGATCTGCGTGCCCGTGGCGGCATGGTCGGCGGTGACGCGGGTCAGGGTCTTGTCCGGGGCCATGCGGGTTTCAACATCCAGCAGGCCCAGCCCCTCTTCGCGGCCCGCAGGTCCCTCGAAGCCCTGCGGATCCTCGATAAACCGGCCCAGCATCTGGTAGCCGCCGCAAATTCCCAGCACCGCGCCGCCGCGCCGCACATGGGCATAAAGGTCGATGTCCCAGCCTTGGGCGCGCAGGAAAGCCAGATCGCCGCGGGTGGATTTCGTGCCCGGCAGGATCACCAGATCGGCGTCCGCGGGCAGCGGCGTGCCGGGGGGGACCATGGTCAGCCGCACCGAAGCCTCCGCCGCCAGCGGGTCGAGGTCGTCGAAGTTCGAGATGCGCGAGAGCATGGGGCAGACGATGTGGAACCCCCCGTCGGAGGGCGCGCGCGACAGGTCTACCGCGTCTTCGGCGGGCAGCAGATGCGCGTTGGCGAACCACGGCAATGTGCCGAACCCCGTCCAGCCGGTGCGGCGTTCAATCTCGCGGTAGCCGTCGTCAAAAAGGCTGACATCGCCGCGGAACTTGTTGACCAGAAAGCCGGTGATCATTGCCGCGTCCTTTGGGTCCATCACCACTTGGGTGCCGACGATCTGGGCGATGACGCCGCCACGGTTGATATCTCCGGCCAAGACAACGGGGACACCTGCGGCGCGGGCAAAGCCCATATTGGCAAGGTCGTTCTGGCGCAGGTTCGTTTCAGCCGGGCTGCCCGCCCCTTCAACGATGATCAGATCGGCGCTTTGCCCGAGGATACCGAAGCTTTCGAGCACGGGGGCCATCAACCCTGCGCGGGCCTTGCTGAAGTCACGCGCTTGCAGGGTGCTGTGGCGCTGCCCTTGCACGATCACCTGCGACCCGCTGTCGGTTTCGGGTTTCAGCAGGATGGGGTTCATATGCACCGACAGGGGCCGTCTGCAGGCGATCGCTTGCAGGGCCTGTGCGCGGCCGATCTCTCCGCCGTCCTCGGTGACGGCGGCGTTGTTCGACATGTTCTGCGGCTTGAACGGCGCGACGGAAAGCCCCCGACGCGTGGCCGCGCGGCACAGGCCCGCCACCAGCATGGATTTCCCCACATTCGATCCGGTGCCCTGGATCATGATGGCGCGGGTGGGCATGGCGGGACCTCGTGTTTTTTGTGCAGTCATTGGTGTCAGCCTGCGGTGATCCCGTCAAGCGTCCGCGCGTGCCCCCTGCGCATTGGTCGCCCGCGGGAAAATCCGCGCAAAGCGGGTTTGGCCCCTGCGTTATGACAGGCGCAGCTTGACAGAGGCGGGCAAATGACCAATGCAGGGCGTATGTTGGTTCCTGTCCCAGACAGGCGAAGAGGGAACGCGATACGCATTGATCCAGCCTTGGGTCAGCGCCAAGCGCAGCCGCCCCCGCGACCGTGACCGGAGAGAGCTTTCAACCACTGGCCCGCAGGCTGGGAAGGTGAAGGTTCGCAAGGCAAGCTGCCTTAGATCCGCAAGCCGGGAGACCTGCCAGCATAGTTTGTAACGGGCGAACGGGGTGTTTCGCGACTGGCCTAGAACGCTGTTCGCATGTCGTTCGCTGCTGGCGATCCCCCTTGGCCCATCGACGTATGAGGCAAGATATGACCACCACGGATCAACCGGTCACCGTCACCATCTGCACCACCTGTCGCGCAGGTCAGATCACCGCCGAGGACGCGCCGCGCCCCGGCCAACAGCTGTTTGACGCGCTGTCGGGGCATCTGCCCGACGGTGTGCAGCTGCGCGGAGCCGAATGTCTGTCGGCCTGTTCGCGGGGCTGTTCGATGGTCCTGTCGGGTGGGCCGTCGCGCTGGACTTATGTGTATGGCGATCTCGACACTGACGCGCATTTGTCCGATATCGTGAATGGCGTCTCTGCCTATGCCCAGACCTCTGATGGCGTGGTGCCCTGGCGCGAACGCCCCGTGGTCTTCCGCAAACAATCCATCGCCCGCATTCCCCCACAGGAGCCTACCGAATGACCAACCTTACCAAAATCCCCGTTACCGTGATCACCGGCTTTCTGGGCGCTGGCAAAACCACCTTTATCCGTCACCTGATGGAGAACGCGGGCTCCAAGCGTCTGGCCGTGCTGGTCAATGAATTCGGCACCGCCGGTGTGGATGGCGACATCCTGAAATCCTGCGCGATTGACAATTGCCCCGCCGAGAACATCGTCGAGCTGGCAAACGGCTGTATCTGCTGCACCGTGGCCGATGACTTTATCCCCACCATCGAAGCCCTGATGGCCCTGCCCGAAACGCCTGATCATATCCTGATCGAGACGTCGGGGCTGGCGCTGCCAAAGCCCTTGCTCAAGGCGTTTGACTGGCCAGCGATCCGGTCGCGCATCACCGTGGACGGCGTGATTACGCTTGCCGATGCCGAAGCCGTGGTCAGCGGGCAGTTCGCCCCCGATCTGGAGGCCGTGGCCGCGCAGCGCGATGCCGACGACAGTCTGGACCACGAAACGCCTTTGTCCGAGGTGTTTGAAGACCAAATCGCCTGCGCCGACATCGTGCTGCTGTCGAAGGCCGATCTGGCGGGCCCCGAGGGCGTCGAGGCTGCGCGCAAGGTGATCGAGGCGCATGCGCCGCGCAAGCTGCCGATCATTCCGATGACCGAAGGCGTGATCGACCCGCGCGTTGTGCTGGGTCTGGAAGCCGCCGCCGAAGATGACATCGACGCGCGCCCCAGCCACCACGACGGGCATGATGATCACGAACATGACGACTTTGAAAGCGTGGTGATCGACATGGGCGAGGTCGCCGATGTCGCCACCCTTGAGGCCGCCGTGTTGCGCTTGGCGCGCGAACAGAAAATCCTGCGCGTCAAAGGGTATATCGCCGTTCAGGACAAACCGATGCGTCTGCTTGTGCAGGCCGTGGGCGAGCGCGTGCGCAGCCAGTTCGACCGCCCTTGGGGGGACACGCCGCGCCGCAGCCAACTGGTTGTGATCGCAGAGCATGATCACGTGAACGAAGCCGCGATCCGCGCGGTGCTGGAGGGCTAAGCCGCCATGCATGTCGTCTTTCGCGAAAGCCACGGACTGGACCAAAGCGATCTGCCCCAAGACCTGGGGCAGACGCCGGCGGATCTGGTGGTGCTGTCCTTTTCGGACAGTGATCTGGGGGCTTTCGCGGCGGGCTGGCATCGTGCGGAAGGGGGCTTGCCGTCGTTGCGGCTGGCCAATCTGGTCGCGCTGAAACATCCGTTGTCGGTCGATACCTATGCCGAACAGACCCTTGCAGGGGCCAAGGCGGTATTGGTGCGGCTGATCGGGGGCGAAAGCTATTGGCCTTACGGGCTGGCGACCTTGCAGGATATGGCGCGCAAACAGCAGATCGCGCTGGCGGTGCTGCCTGCGGACGGCCAACCCGACCCGCGGCTCGACGCACTGTCGACGCTGCCGCATTCGACGTTAAGACGCTTGCAACATCTGTGCGATACGGGCGGGGCGGTGGCTGCGCAGGCGGCACTGGCGCAGCTGTCGCTGGCCGCAGGGCTTTACGCGGGGCCGGCCAAAGGGGCCAAGACCGTGCCCGAGGCGGGGTTCTACCGCCCCCACACCGGTGTGATCCCCGCGCCGGAACCATCTGACAAGCCGCGCGCCATTGTGACCTTCTACCGGTCCTATTTGACGGCTGCCGATACCGATCCTGTGGATGCGCTGATCACCGCACTCGACGCGCGCGGCTTTGACGCCGTGGGGCTCTTCGCGCCCAGCCTCAAGGGGGACACCGCGCCGTGGATCGCGCAGCAGATCGCCCGGCTTGATCCGGCGGTGATCGTGAACGCCACCGCTTTCTCCGCCCAGCGCGGGCCGGATGAACCCTCGGTCCTGGGCGCATCGGATTGCCCCGTGGTGCAGGTCGCCCTATCGACCGCGCGTCGGCGCGATTGGGCCGAATCAGAGCGCGGGCTGTCGCCCACCGATCTGGCGATGCATGTCGTCTTGCCCGAGGTGGATGGCCGTCTGTTCGGCGGTGTCGTCAGCTTTAAGCAGCCCGGCAAACGGGACGAGGCGCTGCAATACAGCCGTTTCGCCCATCGCGCCGACGCGAACCGCGTGGATTTTATCGCCGATCGCGTGCAGCGCTTGCACCAGCTAGGGGTGCAGGACAACGCGGCAAAGTCTGTGGGGGTGGTGCTGTCCACCTACCCCGGCAAAGGTTGGAACATGGCCCATGCGCTGGGGTTGGATGCGCTGGCTTCGTTGCGGGTGATGACAGCGCAACTGGCGGCACAGGGCTATGACGTGGATGCGGGGGACTTTGCCGATACGCAAACGGTTGCCAGCCGTCTTTGCACCGAAACGCTCCGCTGGCCGCTGGCCGCGTATGAGGCCGCGCTTGCAAAGCTGCCACAGGCGTTGCGCGATGACCTGACCGACAGCTGGGGCGCGCCGCAGGATGATCCGCTGTTTCACGACGGGGCGTTCTGTTTTCCGGCGCTGCGCAGTGGCAAGCTGCTGGTCGCCTTGCAACCCGAACGCGGGGCGCTGGCCGAACGGGATGATGACTATCACGACCTGAGCCGCACGCCGCGCCCGGGCTATGTCGCCTTCTATCTGTGGCTGCAACAGCAGGCGGATGCGATGGTGCATGTCGGGGCCCATGGCACGCTGGAATGGCTGCCGGGCAAATCCGTCGCCCTGTCTGACGCCTGCTGGCCCGAGGCGCTGATCGGCCCGATGCCGGTGATCTATCCCTTTATCGTCAATGACCCCGGCGAGGCCGCGCAGGCCAAACGCCGTATCGGGGCCGTGACCGTGGGCCATATGCCTCCCCCGTTGGTGACATCGAAACTGCCCGATGCATTCGGACGGTTGGAACGGCTGCTGGATGAATACTCGACCGCGGACGGGCTGGACCCTGCGCGGCGCGACCGGCTGATCGCCGATATCCGAGCCGAGGCGCAGGGCCGCGGGGTTGAACAGGACCTCGGCCTAGATGCCAACGCCAGCGCGGCAGAGGCGCTGACCCGCATCGACCGCTTCGTCTGCGACATCAAGGAAACGCAATATGGCGACGGGCTGCATGTCTTTGGCGCGGGCGATCATGGGACGAGCGAGGTCGACGGGCTGATCGCGGCGCTGTCTGCGCGGTTTGTGCCCCCCGGCCCGTCGGGGTCCCCCTATCGCGGGCGCAGCGATGTGCGGCCCACGGGGCGCAACCTGTTTACCACCGATCCACGGGCCGTGCCGTCGCGCGCGGCCTATACCCAAGGGGTGAAGCTGGCCGAAGAATTGTTGCGCAAGCATTTGCAGGATCACGGCGACTGGCCCAAGGGGTTGGTCATGGACATGTGGGGCTCTGCCACCATCCGCACGGCGGGCGAGGAGTTTGCCATGGCGCTGCATCTGGCGGGTCTGTCCCCCCGCTGGGATGACGGCAGCGACCGTGTGAGCGGGTTCGACATTCTGCCGCTTGCGTTGTTGAACCGTCCGCGCATTGACGTGACTCTGCGGGTGTCCGGCCTGTTCCGCGATATGTTCCCCGGTCTGGCGCAGCTGTTTGAGGCCGCAATTGCCAAGCTGGCAGAGCGTCCCGAAACGGCTGCTGATAACCCCTATCTGGTGCAGACCCCGCGTGTCTTTGGCCCGCGCCCGGGATCCTATGGCTTGGGGATCGGCACCGCGATGGACGATTATTCCGACGAGGCTCGCACAGCGGCGGGCGAGGCGTGGCTGGCTGCGTCGTCCTACGCGATCGACGCGCGCGGAGAGATCACCTATGCCCGCGACGCGCTTGAGACGCAGCTGACGCGGGCCGATAGTTTCGTGCACCTGCAAGACCTGCCCGAGACCGATCTGCTGATGGCAGAGGATTACGCCGCCCATGAAGCCGGCTTTGCCGCCGCGATGCAGCGTTTGGGCAAGGGCGGGGCTGCCGCGCTGTACCATCTGGATGCCACCCGCCCCGACCAGCCTCGTGCCCGCACCCTGACCGAGGAGCTCGCCCGTGTGGTGCGCGCTCGTGCCGCCAACCCCGATTGGGCCACTGGCATGATGGCGCATGGTTTCCGCGGTGCCGCCGAGATTGCCGCGACACTGGATCACCTTGCCGCCTTTGCGCATCTGGCAGGCGTCGTGCCGGACCATCTGTTCGACGCCATGTTCGATGCCACGCTGGGGCGCGATGATCTGGTCGACTTCATGCAGGACGCCAACCCGCAAGCACTTGCTGCGTTGCGCGCGCGGTTTGATGCGCTGCACCGGGCGGGGCTTTGGACGTCGCGCCGCAACTCTGTCCTTGCCGAATTGGGCACCCCCGCATGAGCGCGCCGCAGGTCTTTGGCTGGTGCCCCGGTGCGCTGCGGCCGATGATGTCGGGTGACGGCCTGGTGGTGCGGCTGCGTGTGCCGATGGGGCGGCTGAGCCCTGACCAGATCCGCCGCGTTGCCACGCTGGCGCGCACCCATGGCAACGGGATGATCGACCTGTCGGCCCGCGCGAACCTGCAACTGCGCGGGGTGACAACGGATAGCCATGCCGCATTGGTCGACGGGCTGCGCGAGATTGGCCTTGTCGATGCCGATCTGGCGGCAGAGGCGCGGCGCAATATCACCGTGACGCCGTTCTGGCAGGATGGGGACGACAGCCACCGCGTGGCGCAAGCCCTGGCCCATGCGCTCTCCAGCGAAGACGCACCCGACCTGCCCAGCAAGTTCGGCTTTGCGATCGATTGCGGAGCACGGCCTGTGCTGACGTGCACCTCTGCCGATATCCGGATCGAACGTAGCGCCGCTGGCTTGATCTGCCGGGCGGACGGGGCAGAGGTGGGGCAGTCGGTGTGCGTCGAGACCGCCGCAGAGGCAGCACTGACGCTGGCCCGCTGGTTTCTGGACACCGGTGGCGTGACCGACGGACGGGGCCGCATGGCGGCGCATATCGCGACGCGGGGGGCTCAGCCGGGTGCGGATACCGCCCCCCTGCCCGCTGCGCCCGTCCCTGAGCCCGGTATGACCCCGCAAGGCACGCTTCTCGGGTTTGCCTTTGGCCAGACCACGGCGGAAAGCTTTGCGCAGCTGGCGGAGCTTGGTGCGCTGCGGCTGACCCCTTGGCGCATGGTGTTGATGGAAGAGGTCACCCCATCAGCTCCGCTGCCCGA
Proteins encoded in this region:
- a CDS encoding phosphomannomutase/phosphoglucomutase, with the protein product MTKPLPKVTPNTWEFLRDPMIAPTGFREYDARWQYPEAINLPGITALGLGLGTQMQQRGIEPVIAVGNDYRDYSLSIKNALILGLMQAGIHVKDIGPCLSPMAYFAQFHLDAPAVAMVTASHNPNGWTGVKMGFERPLTHGPDEMAELRDIVLEGRGEQREGGKYEFVDGVREAYLDDLVGDFKMTRKLKVVCATGNGTAAAFAPELFRRLGVEVVDSHNTLDYTFPHYNPNPEAMEMLHDMSDSVKASGADFALGFDGDGDRCGVVDDEGEEIFADKMGVIMARDLSAIYPNSTFVADVKSSGLYASDPVLQANGVTADYWKTGHSHMKRRVKQLGALAGFEKSGHYFLAEPIGRGYDCGMRVAVEVCKLMDRNPDMKMSDLRRALPHTYSTPTMSPYASDEDKYDILDRIVAKLKDVTELGGRPVKEVVAVNGARVILDNGSWGLVRASSNTPNLVVVCESSESEEELRAIFADLDAVIRTEPEVGDYDQTF
- the gmd gene encoding GDP-mannose 4,6-dehydratase, with translation MVKRALITGITGQDGSYLAEFLLDKGYEVHGIKRRSSSLNTQRIDHIYQDPHEDDPDLILHYGDLTDSSNLTRIMREVQPDEVYNLGAQSHVAVSFETPEYTTEVNANGALRLLEAIRFLGLEKKTRFYQASTSELYGLVQETPQTEETPFHPRSPYAVAKMYAYWITVNYREAYGIYACNGILFNHESARRGETFVTRKITRGLANIAQGLEGCLYMGNLDALRDWGHAKDYVRMQWMMLQQDVAEDFVIATGVQYSVRQFITWSAAELGISLRFEGTGVDEYAVVDSVIGEDAPAVSPGDVVMRIDPQYFRPAEVETLLGSPAKAKKKLGWEPQITAQEMCAEMVANDLKIARRHALLKEHGLDLPIPLENG
- a CDS encoding GDP-L-fucose synthase, with the protein product MRKFYIAGHRGMVGGAILRQLQARQDAGEALELVTRTRAELDLTDQAAVREFMATERPDVVILAAAKVGGIMANNTYPAEFIYENLMIECNVIHQAFAAGVQQLLQLGSSCIYPRDAAQPMAENALLTGPLEPTNEPYAIAKIAGIKLCESYNRQYGVDYRSVMPTNLYGPGDNFHPQNSHVLPALIRRFHEAARDGAAEVVIWGSGKPMREFLHVDDMAEASLFVLDLPRDVYAAQTHPMQSHINVGTGRDISIAALAQMVAEVTGFKGRLVFDTSKLDGTMRKLMDVSRLADMGWRARIDLKDGLRETYDWFLRQDHLRT
- a CDS encoding cobyric acid synthase; amino-acid sequence: MPTRAIMIQGTGSNVGKSMLVAGLCRAATRRGLSVAPFKPQNMSNNAAVTEDGGEIGRAQALQAIACRRPLSVHMNPILLKPETDSGSQVIVQGQRHSTLQARDFSKARAGLMAPVLESFGILGQSADLIIVEGAGSPAETNLRQNDLANMGFARAAGVPVVLAGDINRGGVIAQIVGTQVVMDPKDAAMITGFLVNKFRGDVSLFDDGYREIERRTGWTGFGTLPWFANAHLLPAEDAVDLSRAPSDGGFHIVCPMLSRISNFDDLDPLAAEASVRLTMVPPGTPLPADADLVILPGTKSTRGDLAFLRAQGWDIDLYAHVRRGGAVLGICGGYQMLGRFIEDPQGFEGPAGREEGLGLLDVETRMAPDKTLTRVTADHAATGTQIDGYEIHIGQTVGADCATPFAHINGIPDGAGSRDGKITGTYLHGLFTNDSFRSAWLAQLGLGAGPTSYSQTVEDTLDALADHMETHLDVSALLACAAPVA
- a CDS encoding mannose-1-phosphate guanylyltransferase/mannose-6-phosphate isomerase; the encoded protein is MMHAILLCGGSGTRLWPLSRKCYPKQFAKLMGDESLFQISAKRLSGPGFAPPIVVTGDPFRFIVTEQLAQVERAAQAILIEPEGRNTAPAILAAALYIARTDAQALMLVAPSDHVIPDCDAFAQTVQAAVPRAQAGDLVTFGVTPTRAETGYGYLELAEGADARAKTPQPLARFVEKPDRAQAQGMLQAGNFLWNAGIFLFTAQTIIDAYQTHALEMLGAVRASLDGATSDLGLTRLAPEAWGQADDISIDYAIMEKADNLAVMPFAAGWSDLGGWDAVWLESGPDAAGNVCSDNATAIDCAGTLLRSETDGLQLVGIGLDNIIAVAMGDAVLVADKSQAQRVKEAVDALKRRDASQAVQLPRDYRPWGWYESLVIGGRFQVKRIVVNPGAALSLQSHHHRSEHWIVVEGTAKVTVDDTVKLISENQSVYIPLGSVHRMENPGKLPMVLIEVQTGSYFGEDDIIRYEDIYARG
- a CDS encoding biotin transporter BioY, which translates into the protein MERNLTLVALFAALIAALALIPKFSLGFGVPITAQSLGIMLCGTVLGAKRGALAVLLFLLLVALGLPLLAGGNGGLGAFMLPSSGFLIGFPVAAFVTGLIVEKWYGPSLIIVAAVASVIGGIVVLYIFGIIGLSIALDKSLLESAALVTVFIPGDLIKAVLAGFITSGLAKARPASVLSRS